Proteins from a genomic interval of Gossypium hirsutum isolate 1008001.06 chromosome A09, Gossypium_hirsutum_v2.1, whole genome shotgun sequence:
- the LOC107888744 gene encoding tubulin beta-8 chain — translation MREILHIQAGQCGNQIGAKFWEVVCAEHGIDSTGRYQGDNDLQLERVNVYYNEASCGRFVPRAVLMDLEPGTMDSVRSGPYGQIFRPDNFVFGQSGAGNNWAKGHYTEGAELIDSVLDVVRKEAENCDCLQGFQVCHSLGGGTGSGMGTLLISKIREEYPDRMMLTFSVFPSPKVSDTVVEPYNATLSVHQLVENADECMVLDNEALYDICFRTLKLTTPSFGDLNHLISATMSGVTCCLRFPGQLNSDLRKLAVNLIPFPRLHFFMVGFAPLTSRGSQQYRALTVPELTQQMWDAKNMMCAADPRHGRYLTASAMFRGKMSTKEVDEQMINVQNKNSSYFVEWIPNNVKSTVCDIPPIGLKMASTFIGNSTSIQEMFRRVSEQFTAMFRRKAFLHWYTGEGMDEMEFTEAESNMNDLVSEYQQYQDATADEEYDYEEEEDEEEELQE, via the exons ATGCGTGAGATTCTTCATATTCAGGCAGGGCAGTGCGGCAACCAGATCGGTGCCAAGTTTTGGGAGGTGGTTTGCGCCGAGCACGGCATAGATTCAACGGGACGCTATCAAGGGGACAATGATTTGCAACTGGAGCGCGTTAACGTTTACTACAATGAAGCGAGTTGCGGGAGGTTCGTTCCACGAGCCGTCCTTATGGACTTGGAGCCTGGCACTATGGATAGTGTTAGATCCGGGCCGTACGGGCAGATTTTCAGGCCTGACAACTTTGTTTTCGGCCAGTCCGGTGCAGGGAATAACTGGGCCAAGGGTCATTACACGGAAGGGGCCGAGTTGATCGACTCAGTGCTAGATGTGGTGAGGAAAGAAGCCGAAAACTGTGACTGCTTGCAAG GATTTCAAGTATGCCATTCATTGGGAGGAGGAACTGGATCGGGCATGGGAACACTTTTGATTTCCAAGATCCGAGAAGAATACCCAGACCGAATGATGCTCACTTTCTCTGTGTTCCCTTCCCCTAAGGTGTCTGACACTGTTGTCGAACCTTACAATGCTACTCTCTCTGTTCACCAGCTTGTTGAGAATGCTGATGAATGTATGGTTTTGGACAATGAAGCTTTATATGATATTTGCTTCCGTACTCTGAAGCTCACTACTCCAAGCT TTGGAGACTTGAACCACTTGATTTCTGCCACCATGAGTGGTGTGACATGCTGCCTTCGTTTCCCTGGTCAATTAAACTCAGATCTACGCAAGCTTGCCGTCAATCTCATTCCATTCCCTCGCCTGCATTTCTTTATGGTTGGCTTTGCTCCACTTACTTCTCGAGGGTCACAGCAATACAGGGCTCTTACTGTTCCCGAGCTCACTCAACAAATGTGGGATGCCAAAAACATGATGTGTGCTGCTGATCCTCGCCATGGGCGATACTTGACTGCTTCAGCCATGTTCCGTGGCAAGATGAGCACCAAGGAAGTCGATGAACAAATGATTAATGTGCAGAATAAGAACTCATCATACTTTGTGGAGTGGATCCCCAATAATGTGAAGTCTACTGTTTGTGATATTCCTCCAATTGGCTTGAAGATGGCCTCAACGTTCATTGGAAACTCGACATCTATTCAGGAAATGTTCCGCAGAGTAAGTGAGCAGTTCACTGCCATGTTTCGCAGGAAGGCTTTCTTGCACTGGTATACTGGGGAGGGAATGGATGAGATGGAGTTTACGGAGGCTGAGAGCAACATGAACGATCTGGTTTCAGAGTACCAACAATATCAAGATGCAACAGCTGATGAGGAGTATGATTATGAGGAGGAGGAGGATGAGGAGGAGGAACTCCAGGAATAG